A stretch of Endozoicomonas sp. SCSIO W0465 DNA encodes these proteins:
- a CDS encoding deoxyribodipyrimidine photo-lyase encodes MATVIPKGDEMVIIHWFRQDLRLSDNPSLFEAAGNGQVLPVFILDDHSAGQWAPGRASRWWLHHSLEALNDALNGQLLVLQGDARKVLREVAQEYKVDAVYWNRCYEPWRIQRDQHIKQTLRNDGLEVKSFNGSLLWEPWTVLKKDGTPYKVFTPYYRKGCLVSEPPREPLPVPPKIRWVAKTSNNDLDGLDLLPSEGLVSGQNHDSPGGRKPVRWDHKLYAHWCEQGRGIGELAAQIKLQDFLGIGLNGYKEGRDFPARQSISKLSAHLHFGEVSPNQVWHASAVAANDGNVETDLDCFHSELGWREFSHYLLYHFPTLPEQNFQPKFDGFPWQDDPKILKRWQKGLTGIPIVDAGMRELWQTGFMHNRVRMIVGSFLVKNLLQQWRHGEAWFWDCLVDADLASNSASWQWVAGSGADAAPYFRIFNPVTQGQKFDPDGDYIRQYVPELSGLPNKFLFAPWEAPSSVLEQSGVVLGDHYPEPVVDLKFSRGRALDGWQAIK; translated from the coding sequence ATGGCGACAGTAATACCTAAAGGAGATGAGATGGTTATTATTCACTGGTTTCGTCAGGATCTCAGGTTGTCTGATAACCCCTCCCTGTTCGAGGCCGCTGGAAATGGTCAGGTGCTTCCTGTCTTTATCCTGGATGATCATTCTGCCGGTCAATGGGCTCCCGGCAGGGCCAGCCGCTGGTGGCTGCACCACTCACTTGAAGCATTGAACGACGCTCTCAATGGTCAGTTACTGGTTCTTCAGGGGGATGCAAGGAAAGTACTCCGTGAAGTGGCGCAGGAATATAAGGTCGATGCCGTTTACTGGAATCGTTGCTATGAACCCTGGAGGATCCAGCGGGATCAGCACATCAAGCAAACACTGCGAAATGACGGCCTGGAAGTCAAAAGCTTCAATGGTTCCCTGCTCTGGGAACCGTGGACCGTGCTAAAAAAGGATGGCACCCCCTACAAGGTATTTACGCCCTATTATCGCAAAGGGTGTTTGGTGTCTGAGCCACCACGTGAACCGTTGCCGGTACCTCCAAAAATCAGGTGGGTTGCTAAAACCTCAAACAATGATCTTGATGGTTTGGACCTTTTGCCCTCAGAAGGTCTGGTATCCGGGCAAAATCATGACTCTCCGGGTGGGCGAAAGCCGGTACGCTGGGATCACAAATTGTATGCCCACTGGTGTGAACAGGGCAGAGGGATTGGTGAGCTTGCTGCACAAATCAAACTTCAGGATTTTCTGGGTATAGGCCTGAATGGGTATAAAGAAGGGCGTGATTTTCCTGCAAGACAGAGCATTTCAAAACTGTCTGCCCATCTGCACTTTGGTGAGGTATCTCCTAATCAGGTCTGGCACGCATCAGCTGTTGCGGCAAACGATGGCAATGTGGAGACAGATCTGGACTGTTTTCACTCAGAGCTGGGCTGGCGTGAGTTTTCGCACTACCTGCTTTACCACTTTCCAACACTGCCGGAGCAAAATTTTCAGCCAAAGTTTGACGGTTTTCCCTGGCAGGATGACCCGAAAATACTCAAGCGATGGCAGAAGGGGCTGACCGGTATTCCCATTGTGGATGCCGGCATGCGGGAATTGTGGCAAACCGGTTTTATGCACAACCGGGTGAGAATGATTGTGGGCTCGTTTCTGGTCAAAAACCTGCTACAGCAATGGCGGCATGGGGAAGCCTGGTTCTGGGACTGTCTGGTGGATGCCGATCTGGCCAGCAACTCGGCAAGCTGGCAGTGGGTGGCCGGTTCTGGAGCGGATGCAGCCCCCTATTTCCGAATTTTTAATCCCGTTACCCAGGGGCAAAAGTTTGATCCCGATGGCGATTACATAAGGCAATATGTGCCTGAGCTTTCCGGGTTACCGAATAAGTTCTTGTTTGCTCCCTGGGAGGCACCGTCCAGTGTGTTGGAGCAATCGGGTGTTGTCCTGGGGGATCATTACCCTGAACCGGTTGTTGATCTGAAATTTTCCCGGGGCAGAGCTCTGGACGGTTGGCAGGCAATAAAATAA
- a CDS encoding SDR family NAD(P)-dependent oxidoreductase: MTELKLDSFDEGLNVAVIGASGAIGKAMIHLLDQVAKVNRIYAFSRSGVALDPANKTDFQYMDLLDESSIANGAEQIADPLDLVIITTGILHEGESLKPEKCIKDFQPDHFARIFAINTTGPAMVAKYFLPKVARNRKNVFAVLSGRVGSISDNQLGGWYAYRASKAALNMIIKTLAIEIARKNKSSIIVGLHPGTVDSRLSMPFQSGVPEGKLFSADFAAEQLLKVIDQLSPGDSGHMVAWDGERLPF; the protein is encoded by the coding sequence ATGACAGAATTGAAGCTGGATTCATTTGATGAAGGTCTGAACGTTGCCGTCATTGGAGCTTCCGGTGCCATTGGCAAGGCCATGATTCATTTACTGGATCAGGTGGCAAAAGTTAACCGGATTTATGCTTTTTCACGCAGCGGTGTTGCCCTGGACCCAGCAAACAAAACCGATTTTCAGTACATGGACCTTCTGGATGAAAGCAGTATTGCCAATGGCGCAGAGCAAATCGCAGACCCGTTGGATCTGGTGATAATCACCACCGGTATTCTCCATGAAGGGGAGAGCCTTAAGCCAGAAAAATGTATCAAAGATTTCCAGCCCGATCACTTTGCCAGAATCTTTGCCATCAATACCACCGGGCCTGCCATGGTTGCTAAATACTTCCTTCCCAAGGTGGCCAGAAACCGCAAGAATGTGTTCGCGGTGTTATCCGGCAGAGTGGGCAGCATTTCTGATAACCAATTGGGCGGCTGGTATGCCTATCGGGCTTCAAAGGCAGCGCTGAATATGATCATCAAGACGTTGGCCATCGAAATCGCCAGGAAAAACAAATCATCGATTATTGTTGGATTGCATCCGGGAACAGTTGATAGTCGCTTGTCAATGCCGTTTCAGTCCGGAGTGCCTGAAGGCAAACTCTTTTCGGCGGACTTTGCGGCAGAACAGCTCCTGAAAGTGATAGACCAGCTGTCACCAGGTGACAGTGGACACATGGTTGCCTGGGATGGAGAGAGACTGCCTTTCTGA
- a CDS encoding MetQ/NlpA family ABC transporter substrate-binding protein, with the protein MTVNILKTVKILASSAVLASAALLVGCGQSDDENGPLKVGVMAGPEADVMKVAVDIASKDHNVAVELVEFSDYVSPNVALSDGSIDANAFQHRPYLDSMVRDRGFKLVAVGNTFVYPIAAYSKTLKAISELKDGATIAIPNDPSNEGRTLILLHQRGFIKLNDVNNLEATPADIIENPRNFRFIELDAAQLPRSLDDVDMAFINNTYAVPAGYTPTRDALLVEDKDSPYVNIIVTREDNQEDPRVLALVKSYQTDAVEAKAAELFKGSSVAGWK; encoded by the coding sequence ATGACCGTTAATATTCTAAAAACAGTAAAAATCCTGGCCAGTTCAGCGGTATTAGCATCAGCTGCACTGCTGGTTGGCTGTGGTCAGTCTGACGATGAAAACGGCCCCCTGAAGGTGGGTGTGATGGCGGGGCCTGAGGCCGATGTGATGAAAGTGGCCGTAGATATCGCCAGCAAAGACCACAATGTGGCTGTGGAGCTGGTTGAGTTCTCTGACTATGTGTCGCCAAACGTAGCGCTGTCGGATGGCAGTATTGATGCCAATGCATTCCAGCATCGTCCCTACCTGGACAGTATGGTTCGTGACCGGGGCTTCAAGCTGGTTGCCGTTGGTAATACCTTTGTTTATCCCATTGCCGCCTATTCCAAAACGCTGAAAGCCATCAGTGAGCTGAAAGATGGTGCCACAATCGCTATTCCGAACGATCCCAGTAATGAAGGCCGCACACTGATTCTTCTCCATCAGCGTGGTTTCATTAAGCTGAACGATGTGAATAATCTGGAAGCAACGCCGGCAGATATCATTGAGAATCCACGCAACTTCCGGTTTATTGAGCTGGATGCGGCTCAGCTGCCCCGCTCACTGGATGATGTGGATATGGCCTTTATCAATAACACCTATGCAGTACCTGCGGGCTACACCCCAACCCGTGATGCCCTGCTGGTGGAAGATAAGGATTCTCCTTATGTGAACATCATCGTTACCCGTGAAGATAATCAGGAAGACCCTCGGGTGCTGGCCCTGGTTAAGTCTTATCAGACGGATGCTGTTGAAGCGAAAGCTGCAGAACTGTTTAAAGGAAGTTCTGTTGCCGGCTGGAAGTAA
- a CDS encoding methionine ABC transporter permease, translating to MSADSWSLLFKALWETLYMVAFSGGISFLLGIPLGVLLYVTREGRILENRVANLVLGGIVNAGRSVPFIILMVAIIPLTRLLTGTSIGTTAAIVPLTVAAIPFVARIAEGALNEVPSGLVEAAQSMGASPLQIVTRVLLPEARPGLINGMTITLVTLVSYSAMAGAIGGGGLGDLGIRYGYQRFDGVIMLATVVVLIALVQLLQMVGDRLQQHYDRSH from the coding sequence ATGTCAGCTGATTCATGGTCACTGTTGTTTAAGGCGCTCTGGGAAACCCTCTATATGGTGGCATTTTCCGGTGGTATCAGCTTTCTTCTTGGCATCCCGCTGGGTGTACTGCTCTACGTGACCCGGGAAGGGCGTATTCTGGAAAACCGGGTTGCTAACCTGGTCCTGGGGGGGATTGTGAATGCCGGGCGCTCTGTCCCTTTTATTATTCTGATGGTGGCCATCATACCACTGACACGACTGCTGACGGGTACTTCCATCGGGACTACGGCAGCGATTGTGCCGCTGACCGTGGCAGCGATTCCCTTTGTTGCCCGCATTGCCGAAGGGGCCTTGAATGAGGTGCCTTCCGGACTGGTGGAAGCGGCTCAATCCATGGGCGCCAGTCCGTTGCAGATTGTTACCCGGGTGTTGCTGCCTGAGGCCCGACCCGGGCTGATTAATGGCATGACCATTACGCTGGTGACGCTGGTCAGCTACTCGGCCATGGCCGGTGCCATTGGTGGTGGCGGCCTTGGTGACCTGGGTATCCGTTATGGCTACCAGCGGTTTGATGGTGTCATCATGCTGGCCACGGTGGTGGTATTGATTGCTCTTGTGCAATTGCTGCAGATGGTGGGTGATCGCCTGCAGCAGCACTATGATCGCAGTCACTGA
- a CDS encoding methionine ABC transporter ATP-binding protein, whose protein sequence is MIELNNLTKVFAAGGTEVKAIDGVNLSVPEGAIYGVIGSSGAGKSTLIRCVNLLEKPTSGQVLVDGQDLTRLSEKSLRQARHNMGMIFQHFNLLSSRTVYDNVALPLELAGASKSEIEQAVLPLLALTGLDSKRNSYPAQLSGGQKQRVAIARALASKPKVLLCDEATSALDPQTTRSILALLKDINRQLKITILIITHEMDVVKTICDRVAIMSFGKIIEENEVEQFFLNPRTELAKEFVRSAIHEKPLAEIEARFQSGHSEGARPVVRITFVGQGVVQPLITRAARQFNTDFNILQADIETVNEKAMGFLMVEIMGEPEGIEQSLQFLKGLHNSPENTVQVEVIGYVS, encoded by the coding sequence ATGATCGAATTGAACAACCTGACCAAGGTGTTTGCCGCTGGTGGCACCGAGGTCAAGGCCATCGATGGAGTAAACCTCTCGGTACCTGAGGGTGCCATCTACGGTGTGATTGGCTCCAGCGGTGCCGGGAAAAGCACACTGATTCGCTGCGTGAACCTGCTGGAAAAACCGACCTCAGGACAGGTCCTGGTCGATGGTCAGGATCTGACCCGGCTATCCGAGAAATCATTGCGGCAGGCCCGTCACAACATGGGTATGATTTTTCAGCATTTCAATCTGCTGTCCAGTCGCACAGTGTATGATAATGTCGCGCTGCCTCTTGAATTGGCGGGAGCCAGTAAATCAGAGATAGAGCAGGCTGTTTTGCCATTGCTGGCACTGACCGGACTGGACTCGAAAAGAAACAGTTATCCTGCCCAGTTGTCCGGTGGCCAGAAACAGCGGGTAGCCATCGCCCGGGCCCTGGCCAGTAAGCCGAAAGTGCTGTTGTGCGATGAAGCAACCTCAGCGCTGGATCCTCAGACAACCCGTTCCATTCTTGCCCTGCTCAAAGACATTAACCGTCAGCTTAAGATTACCATTCTGATCATCACCCATGAGATGGATGTGGTGAAAACCATCTGTGATCGAGTGGCCATCATGAGCTTCGGAAAAATCATTGAAGAGAATGAGGTGGAGCAGTTCTTTCTCAACCCCAGGACGGAGCTGGCCAAAGAGTTTGTTCGCAGCGCTATTCATGAAAAACCACTGGCTGAAATTGAAGCCCGGTTCCAGTCCGGGCATTCCGAAGGTGCCAGGCCGGTGGTGCGCATTACCTTCGTCGGGCAGGGGGTTGTGCAGCCGCTGATTACCCGGGCGGCAAGACAATTCAATACGGACTTTAATATCCTGCAGGCGGATATTGAAACGGTTAATGAAAAAGCCATGGGCTTTTTGATGGTAGAAATCATGGGTGAGCCTGAAGGCATTGAGCAGTCTCTGCAGTTTCTCAAAGGCTTGCATAACTCACCGGAAAATACGGTCCAGGTAGAGGTGATTGGTTATGTCAGCTGA
- a CDS encoding sulfite exporter TauE/SafE family protein codes for MELSLLQVVAAMGVVGLGAIVQGTIGFGMAVVAAPFLYQIDPALVPGPLIFSGMALGALSARRYASEIDVAILGYSLLGRVPGSMIGVLILTLVSIQHLSLVLGGTVLLAVVGSILPYQLKMTPFTLFSAGLCSGVMGTSASIGGPPMALLLQNESGNRIRANLSVFFVVGSGISLIMLAVNDLLSKEQLIYGVCLFPAVLTGHWIAGKVVEKVEKERFRQIMLVICSLSGITAILSAV; via the coding sequence ATGGAACTGTCACTTCTGCAGGTTGTTGCCGCCATGGGAGTTGTTGGCCTGGGAGCTATTGTCCAGGGAACCATCGGCTTTGGCATGGCAGTGGTTGCCGCACCTTTTCTTTATCAAATTGATCCTGCCCTGGTGCCGGGGCCGCTGATTTTTTCCGGAATGGCGCTCGGTGCACTGTCTGCCCGACGTTATGCCAGTGAGATCGATGTTGCCATTCTGGGTTATTCTCTGTTGGGTCGGGTGCCCGGATCCATGATTGGGGTTTTGATTCTGACACTGGTCAGTATCCAGCACCTGAGCCTGGTGCTGGGAGGAACGGTACTGCTGGCGGTGGTCGGCAGTATTCTTCCTTATCAGTTGAAAATGACACCATTCACCCTGTTCAGTGCGGGCCTATGCTCGGGGGTGATGGGAACTTCAGCCTCTATAGGCGGCCCACCCATGGCGTTGTTGTTACAAAATGAGAGCGGTAACCGGATCAGGGCCAACCTGTCTGTCTTTTTTGTGGTTGGCAGCGGTATTTCATTGATTATGCTGGCTGTTAATGATCTTTTATCAAAAGAGCAGCTTATTTATGGTGTGTGCCTTTTTCCTGCGGTGTTAACCGGCCACTGGATAGCCGGCAAAGTTGTTGAGAAGGTTGAAAAGGAAAGGTTCCGCCAGATAATGCTGGTTATCTGCAGTCTTTCAGGAATAACCGCTATTCTGTCTGCGGTTTAA
- a CDS encoding MarC family protein has translation MELFFKDFIMLWSTIDPVGTLALFTGLTARLSKTQKRRVALKATTYAFVILLSALVLGQVILKAMNIQLISLQLAGGVILFLFGLQMIFSDPEESSGSREPGHQLAVFPLAVPSIASPGAIMAVIVLTDNHAKTFSQQAMTAGAMTLVILVTCGLMLFADRIFRVIGHNGSAIIIRVMGMILAALSVELVMTALGVQRWMS, from the coding sequence ATGGAGCTTTTCTTCAAAGACTTTATTATGCTCTGGTCGACCATTGACCCCGTGGGCACTCTGGCACTGTTCACTGGACTGACGGCTCGATTGTCAAAAACACAAAAACGCCGGGTCGCTCTGAAAGCAACCACTTACGCCTTTGTCATCCTCCTTTCGGCACTGGTTCTTGGTCAGGTTATTTTAAAAGCGATGAACATCCAGCTGATCTCTCTCCAGCTGGCAGGAGGGGTTATCCTGTTCCTGTTTGGCCTGCAAATGATTTTTTCTGACCCGGAAGAAAGTTCCGGATCAAGGGAACCCGGTCATCAGCTTGCCGTGTTTCCCCTGGCGGTTCCTTCCATCGCCAGCCCGGGGGCCATCATGGCGGTGATTGTACTGACCGACAACCACGCCAAAACGTTCAGCCAGCAGGCCATGACCGCCGGTGCCATGACGCTGGTGATCCTGGTCACCTGTGGCCTGATGCTGTTTGCAGACCGTATCTTTCGGGTGATTGGCCACAATGGCTCAGCCATTATCATCCGGGTCATGGGCATGATACTGGCCGCTCTGTCGGTAGAACTGGTGATGACAGCCCTTGGGGTTCAGCGCTGGATGAGTTAG
- a CDS encoding thymidine kinase — protein sequence MASLYFYFSSMDSGKSTYLLQSAHNYESAGKRVLLLAPVIDDRFGVGKITSRIGLQSEAVAISQSDDLKQQIAREHSEEYIACVMVDEAQFLTPEQVWQLSDVVDVLGIPVLCFGLRTDAFGKAFAGSEVLLSIADELTELKSICKCCEKKANMQLRLDGDGKPVKSGSQVQIGGNDSYLSVCRKHYKLMMGFGS from the coding sequence ATGGCTTCACTGTATTTCTATTTTTCTTCCATGGATTCGGGAAAGAGTACCTACCTTCTGCAATCAGCCCATAATTATGAGAGTGCCGGCAAGCGGGTGTTGTTGCTGGCTCCGGTGATTGATGACCGTTTTGGTGTCGGCAAAATAACCTCAAGAATTGGCCTGCAAAGTGAAGCGGTGGCTATTTCTCAAAGTGATGACCTGAAGCAGCAAATCGCCAGGGAACACAGTGAAGAGTATATCGCCTGTGTGATGGTCGATGAAGCACAGTTTCTGACACCGGAACAGGTTTGGCAGCTTTCCGATGTTGTTGATGTACTGGGCATTCCGGTACTTTGCTTTGGCCTGCGCACGGATGCTTTTGGCAAGGCATTTGCGGGCAGTGAAGTGTTGCTCAGTATTGCGGATGAGCTTACGGAGCTGAAAAGCATCTGCAAGTGCTGTGAGAAAAAGGCCAATATGCAGCTGCGTCTTGACGGAGATGGTAAGCCGGTCAAAAGTGGCAGCCAGGTGCAGATCGGGGGCAATGACAGCTATCTGTCCGTTTGCCGGAAGCACTATAAGTTGATGATGGGGTTTGGGAGCTGA
- a CDS encoding ATP-dependent helicase — MKLTPHQQAVANHDKDHALCIAVAGSGKTSTLAQLVSNLLHKGANPRRLMVMMFNKAAQIDFGKKLRTLASAQLAGFLENQRQLPEIRTYHATGLKLLRTLEGWQIRTPYNKQPLSEKVIELQVRALILKLAPETVKDRMRSDAPRLIEAAISFIESVKAHLTSPGQWFEQSGYTDDYRFFIKLFDQFEQWRHQQRSITFTDMLYDPVTLIRAHPELVPKVADKMDIIIVDEYQDTSTLQHQFTRLIAGQRARMIAVGDPDQTIYEFAGANIDNILNHFQQDYGDTGDVKELTMPHTFRYGHSIALAASHLISQNRSRKDVLCIAHPENAPSLIRLSQPGSDDSRFVVEALTEYLASGTPPEDIAILVRVWAQAVPIELNLLEMGIPYRSDGPSLFQRPEIESLIDAMTLASGGFADLLPEVRYHKLARLLTLPHIGLKQQPVDWLCQQLKDESHQLGKTLGKLAPKINDISDFQARKLTQRAELFTWLEHSASKLKAHTLIAGYIQRSELYDSLRSMSLNEQRTDEQILAVKGFHRFLKQLNEDTAHCCQHIAALIEKQKQQKNQRQRSGHGITLSSCHRAKGLEWPVVLLPGLTRQYWPFLREDEIANLSAHKTSNAIESERRLLYVAMTRAKQQLHLFTAQGDLTGLPQKASRNQSWSANRQPLTGSEHPDRISPFLLEMNLPHVLSLGNLLHDDADEDLAKAIDKTGLTPVSRRYVCSARPALTERLKAIPDIETNRESTRAASNRDSTGASSPGDTPADGPWQLKAVINHAIFGRGEVIEVNDRNFSIRFDSRQHGIKRFARIEEVRHLFSVLSV; from the coding sequence ATGAAACTGACGCCCCATCAACAAGCCGTTGCCAACCATGATAAAGACCATGCCCTCTGCATTGCTGTGGCTGGCTCGGGAAAAACCTCAACGCTGGCACAATTGGTGAGCAACCTGTTGCACAAAGGGGCTAATCCCCGTCGATTGATGGTGATGATGTTCAATAAAGCGGCCCAGATCGATTTTGGCAAAAAGCTTCGAACCCTGGCCAGTGCTCAGTTGGCAGGCTTTCTGGAAAACCAGCGGCAGCTCCCCGAAATCAGAACCTACCATGCCACAGGACTGAAACTGCTCAGAACACTGGAAGGCTGGCAGATCCGAACCCCCTACAACAAACAACCGTTATCGGAGAAAGTCATTGAGCTACAGGTAAGGGCACTGATTCTGAAACTGGCACCGGAAACCGTTAAGGACCGTATGCGCTCGGATGCCCCCCGCCTGATCGAAGCAGCCATCAGCTTTATTGAATCGGTCAAAGCCCATTTAACCAGTCCAGGGCAATGGTTTGAACAGTCCGGTTATACCGATGACTATCGCTTTTTCATCAAGCTGTTTGATCAGTTTGAGCAGTGGCGCCATCAACAGCGATCGATCACCTTCACCGACATGCTGTACGATCCGGTGACACTGATCCGGGCACACCCGGAACTGGTACCCAAAGTCGCTGATAAGATGGACATTATCATCGTCGACGAATACCAGGATACGTCCACTCTACAGCACCAGTTTACCCGTCTGATTGCCGGACAGCGGGCCAGAATGATTGCCGTTGGTGACCCTGACCAGACGATCTACGAGTTCGCCGGCGCCAATATCGACAACATTCTGAACCATTTTCAGCAGGACTACGGCGATACCGGCGACGTCAAAGAACTCACCATGCCCCACACCTTCCGTTATGGTCACAGCATTGCCCTGGCAGCCAGCCACTTGATCAGCCAGAACCGGTCCCGCAAAGATGTACTCTGTATTGCCCATCCGGAAAACGCGCCATCCCTGATTCGCCTGAGTCAACCCGGTTCAGACGACAGCCGTTTTGTGGTTGAGGCGCTCACCGAGTACCTGGCATCAGGAACACCACCGGAAGATATTGCCATTCTGGTGCGCGTCTGGGCGCAGGCTGTACCCATTGAACTGAACCTTCTGGAAATGGGCATTCCCTACCGCAGTGACGGCCCCTCCCTGTTTCAAAGGCCGGAAATTGAATCATTGATCGATGCAATGACCCTGGCCAGTGGCGGATTTGCCGACCTGCTGCCCGAGGTTCGTTATCATAAGCTGGCAAGACTGCTGACGCTGCCCCATATCGGCCTGAAGCAACAGCCTGTTGACTGGCTTTGCCAGCAGCTGAAAGACGAAAGTCACCAACTGGGTAAAACCCTGGGCAAGCTGGCCCCCAAAATCAACGACATCAGTGACTTTCAGGCGCGAAAACTGACACAGAGAGCAGAGCTTTTCACATGGCTGGAGCACAGTGCCAGCAAACTCAAGGCCCATACGCTGATCGCCGGGTATATTCAACGGTCAGAACTATACGACAGCCTGAGATCCATGAGCCTTAATGAGCAGAGAACGGATGAACAGATTCTGGCGGTAAAAGGCTTTCATCGCTTCCTCAAACAGCTGAACGAAGACACGGCTCACTGCTGCCAGCATATTGCGGCATTGATTGAGAAGCAGAAGCAGCAGAAAAACCAGAGACAGCGATCCGGTCACGGTATTACGCTCAGCTCCTGCCACCGCGCCAAGGGGTTGGAATGGCCGGTTGTGTTACTGCCGGGGTTAACCCGCCAATACTGGCCTTTCCTCAGGGAAGATGAAATTGCCAACCTTTCTGCCCACAAGACCAGTAATGCCATTGAATCTGAGCGTCGCCTGCTTTATGTAGCAATGACCCGTGCAAAACAACAATTACACCTATTTACAGCGCAGGGCGACCTCACCGGTCTTCCCCAAAAAGCTTCCAGAAATCAGTCATGGTCAGCTAACCGCCAACCCCTCACTGGCAGCGAGCACCCGGACCGTATCAGCCCCTTTTTACTGGAAATGAATCTGCCTCACGTCTTATCACTAGGCAACCTGCTCCATGACGATGCAGATGAAGACCTGGCCAAAGCCATCGATAAAACAGGCCTTACGCCGGTATCAAGAAGATACGTCTGCTCAGCCCGCCCGGCACTGACCGAACGACTGAAGGCTATTCCCGACATTGAGACAAACCGCGAATCGACACGCGCTGCCAGCAATAGAGACAGCACTGGAGCCAGCAGTCCCGGGGACACACCCGCCGACGGTCCATGGCAGCTCAAAGCAGTCATTAATCATGCCATCTTTGGTCGTGGAGAAGTGATTGAGGTGAATGACCGTAATTTCTCAATCCGTTTTGACAGTCGCCAACACGGCATCAAACGTTTTGCCAGAATTGAAGAGGTTCGCCACCTGTTCAGCGTCCTCTCAGTCTGA
- a CDS encoding PA4780 family RIO1-like protein kinase → MRTPKRIQPLVDEGLVDEVLRQLMSGKEADVFVVRCGDDIRCAKVYKEAAKRSFKKAAQYQEGRKERNSRRQRAIEKGSRYGRKQQEETWQSAEVDALFRLARAGVRVPQPYICLDGVLLMELVTDDEGQVAPRLGEVTMSAEQAREDHATMMHYVMLMLCAGLVHGDLSEFNVLVDEYGPVIIDLPQAVDASANNHARSMLARDINNITEYYGQFAPDLLNSQYAKELWALFEDGELTPETELTGLFTEVEHAADVDSVLAEIKAVLAEEQKRQERLRDSDNPDA, encoded by the coding sequence ATGAGAACCCCGAAACGAATCCAACCCCTGGTTGATGAAGGACTGGTGGATGAAGTACTCCGCCAGCTAATGAGTGGTAAAGAAGCCGATGTCTTTGTAGTGCGCTGTGGAGATGACATCCGCTGCGCCAAAGTTTATAAGGAAGCGGCAAAGCGCAGCTTTAAAAAAGCCGCCCAGTATCAGGAAGGCCGTAAAGAGCGCAACAGCCGCAGGCAGCGCGCTATTGAGAAAGGCTCCAGGTATGGCCGCAAGCAGCAGGAGGAGACCTGGCAAAGTGCCGAGGTTGATGCCCTGTTTCGTCTGGCAAGAGCTGGCGTAAGAGTCCCGCAGCCTTATATTTGCCTGGATGGCGTGCTTCTGATGGAGCTGGTCACTGATGACGAAGGCCAGGTTGCCCCGCGCCTAGGAGAAGTGACCATGTCTGCCGAACAGGCTCGTGAAGACCATGCCACCATGATGCATTACGTCATGCTGATGCTTTGCGCCGGCCTGGTGCATGGTGACCTCTCGGAATTCAATGTGCTAGTGGATGAGTACGGTCCGGTGATTATCGATCTGCCCCAGGCCGTGGATGCCTCTGCCAATAACCATGCCCGTTCCATGCTGGCCAGAGACATCAACAATATCACGGAATACTACGGCCAGTTTGCGCCAGACCTGCTGAACAGTCAGTATGCCAAAGAGCTGTGGGCACTCTTTGAAGATGGCGAGCTGACACCGGAAACCGAACTGACCGGCCTGTTCACAGAAGTAGAGCACGCTGCCGATGTGGACTCGGTGCTGGCAGAGATCAAGGCGGTACTTGCGGAAGAACAGAAACGGCAGGAACGACTGAGAGATTCTGATAATCCTGATGCCTGA